The Lentzea guizhouensis genome contains a region encoding:
- a CDS encoding ATP-binding protein, whose protein sequence is MGRKQDVAEVRRLLADSRLVTLTGVGGVGKTRLALRAAGELRRAFRDGVWFVELGGVTDPELVVHTVLESLGVHDDTVRQHRTVLVEHLRDRQLLMVLDNCEHVVGATADLVDALLRGVPGLRVLATSRERLGVDGEHLWQVVPLEQDPALVLFAERAAAVEPGFTLSGGNHGKVSQICALLGCIPLAIELAAVRLRVLTLDHLLSRLDDTFRVLQDGKRGGDPRHQTLQAAVDWSFRLCTRSEQTLWARASVFAGTFDLEAAERVCSGDGVPPAEVVRSLSGLVDKSVVVAEQHPAGTRFRLLEPLRQYGVDKLRSAGLEQVLRERHRDHYIEWAERREQEWFGPAQPQIFALTRLENANLRTALDFCFASDGEHCVHLAGTLWFYWAGCGMLGEGRHWLDRAVATAKEGPLRAKALWVNGYVATLQGDLSASVRMLDECRAYARTAGDESALAYATHRLACTHLVGDDLAIADELFEEAMARYRSLGTVNSHTMLAGIELAISATFQHDFAGAERLCVEAKAVGEEHGELWAQAYAIYVLALCAWVSGDLAKADALGRDCLRIKRSFHDLLGIVLGMEVLAWIAASQGNAARAATLLGATSEIWQSVGYPMFGSRYFGTPHGECESAAVAALGEADFRVAFRRGMDLELEDAISFAIGEEPAEPEPVAPPTPLTRREQQVADLIAGGMSNKEIAARLVIARRTAEGHVERILQKLGFTSRAQIATWVTERRN, encoded by the coding sequence GTGGGCAGGAAACAGGATGTCGCCGAGGTCAGGAGACTCCTGGCGGACTCGCGCCTGGTGACCCTGACGGGGGTCGGCGGGGTCGGCAAGACCAGGCTGGCGCTGCGGGCCGCGGGCGAGCTGCGCAGGGCGTTCCGCGACGGCGTGTGGTTCGTCGAGCTGGGCGGGGTGACCGACCCGGAGCTGGTGGTGCACACCGTGCTGGAGTCGTTGGGCGTGCACGACGACACCGTCCGCCAGCACCGCACCGTCCTGGTGGAACACCTGCGCGACCGGCAGCTGCTGATGGTGCTCGACAACTGCGAGCACGTCGTCGGGGCGACCGCCGACCTGGTGGACGCCTTGCTGCGCGGGGTGCCCGGCCTGCGCGTGCTCGCGACCAGCAGGGAACGGCTCGGCGTGGACGGTGAGCACCTGTGGCAGGTGGTGCCGCTGGAGCAGGACCCGGCGCTGGTGCTGTTCGCGGAACGGGCGGCCGCGGTCGAGCCCGGATTCACCCTTTCCGGTGGAAACCACGGCAAGGTGAGCCAGATCTGCGCGCTGCTGGGCTGCATTCCACTGGCCATCGAACTGGCGGCGGTGCGGCTGCGCGTCCTGACGCTCGACCACCTGTTGTCCAGATTGGACGACACGTTCCGGGTGCTGCAGGACGGCAAGCGCGGCGGCGACCCGCGGCACCAGACGCTGCAGGCGGCGGTGGACTGGAGCTTCCGCCTGTGCACCCGCTCCGAGCAGACGCTGTGGGCCCGCGCGTCGGTGTTCGCCGGCACGTTCGACCTGGAGGCCGCCGAACGGGTCTGCTCCGGCGACGGGGTGCCGCCGGCGGAGGTCGTGCGGTCGCTCAGCGGGCTGGTCGACAAGTCGGTCGTGGTCGCCGAACAGCACCCGGCGGGCACCCGGTTCCGGTTGCTGGAGCCGTTGCGCCAGTACGGGGTGGACAAGCTGCGGTCCGCCGGCCTCGAGCAGGTGCTGCGCGAACGGCACCGCGACCACTACATCGAATGGGCCGAGCGACGCGAACAGGAGTGGTTCGGGCCCGCCCAGCCGCAGATCTTCGCGCTCACCCGCCTCGAGAACGCAAATCTTCGGACCGCGCTGGACTTCTGCTTCGCGAGCGACGGCGAGCACTGCGTCCACCTCGCCGGCACGCTGTGGTTCTACTGGGCCGGCTGCGGCATGCTCGGCGAGGGCAGGCACTGGCTCGACCGCGCGGTGGCGACCGCGAAGGAGGGCCCGCTCAGAGCGAAGGCCCTGTGGGTCAACGGCTACGTGGCCACCCTGCAAGGCGACCTTTCCGCGTCGGTGCGCATGTTGGACGAGTGCCGCGCCTACGCGCGCACGGCAGGCGACGAGTCCGCTCTCGCCTACGCCACGCACCGGCTGGCGTGCACCCACCTGGTCGGCGACGACCTGGCCATCGCCGACGAGCTGTTCGAAGAGGCCATGGCGCGCTACCGCAGCCTCGGCACGGTCAACAGCCACACCATGCTCGCCGGCATCGAGCTCGCCATCTCGGCCACCTTCCAGCACGACTTCGCCGGGGCGGAACGGCTCTGCGTCGAGGCCAAGGCCGTCGGCGAGGAGCACGGTGAGCTGTGGGCGCAGGCGTACGCGATCTACGTGCTCGCGTTGTGCGCGTGGGTCAGCGGCGACCTCGCGAAGGCCGACGCGCTGGGCCGCGACTGCCTGAGGATCAAGCGCTCGTTCCACGACCTGCTCGGCATCGTGCTCGGCATGGAGGTGCTGGCCTGGATCGCCGCCTCGCAGGGCAACGCGGCGCGGGCGGCCACGCTGCTGGGCGCCACCAGCGAGATCTGGCAGTCGGTCGGCTACCCGATGTTCGGCTCGCGCTACTTCGGCACCCCGCACGGCGAGTGCGAGTCGGCGGCGGTCGCGGCACTGGGCGAGGCCGACTTCCGGGTGGCCTTCCGGCGCGGCATGGACCTGGAGCTGGAGGACGCGATCTCGTTCGCCATCGGCGAGGAGCCGGCCGAGCCGGAACCGGTCGCACCGCCCACGCCGCTGACCCGCCGCGAGCAGCAGGTGGCCGACCTGATCGCCGGAGGCATGTCGAACAAGGAGATCGCGGCCCGGCTGGTGATCGCGCGGCGGACGGCGGAGGGGCACGTCGAGCGGATCCTGCAGAAGCTCGGGTTCACATCACGGGCGCAGATCGCGACGTGGGTGACCGAGCGCCGAAACTAG